A region of the Anaerobiospirillum thomasii genome:
GATAAGCTTGAGTGCATCAATAAAACGTGCACCAGCCTCTCTGCCTCCTTTAAGCTCAAAAGATATCACACCTGACTGGCCCTTTTTTAAATACTTTTGGGCAAGATAATAGTATTTATCGCCCTCAAGACCTGGATAGTGCACCTTGGAAACTTCATCGCAGCCTTGCAGGAATTTAGCAACGCAAAGGGCATTGGCGCTGTGTCTTTGCATACGCATTGGCAAGGTCTCAAGACCATGATTGATTAAAAAGGCGCCATGGGCACTCTGGGCACAGCCTATATCGCGCATAATCTGCACTCTTGCCTTGACAATAAAGGCCATATTGCCAAAATCCCTGGTATAGATAAGACCATGATAGCTCTCATCTGGCTCATTAAACTCACAAAAGCGCTCATTACCTGCAAAATCAAATCTGCCGCTATCTACAATGACACCGCCTACCACAGATGCATGACCGTCTAGATACTTGGTTGTAGAGTGAATGACAATATCGGCACCATATTCAAAAGGACGGCACAGATATGGGGTGGCAAAGGTATTATCCACAATAAGAGGCAGCTTATGAGCGTGAGCAAGATCTGCAAACTTTTTAATATCAAGCACTGCCATAGATGGATTGGCTATAGTTTCAGCAAAGATGGCCTTGGTATTATCCTTTATATGTGAGGCAATCTCATCTGCAGAGGCATCCTGATCCACAAAGCTTACCTCAATGCCAAAGCGTTTGAAGGTTACAGCAAAAAGATTATAGGTGCCGCCATAGATATTGGATGAGCTAATTATATGATCGCCGTTTTTGGCCAGAGTTAAAATGGCGGCAAAAGTGGCGGCCTGACCTGATGAGGTGCACATGGCGCCGACACCGCCTTCAAGTACGGCAATTTTTTTCTCTATGGCATCTACAGTTGGATTGCCAAGACGTGAGTAAAAGAAACCTGCAGTCTTAAGATCAAAAAGATTGGCCACCTCCTGTGTTGTATCGTAGCAAAAGGTTGTGCTCTGATATATAGGCAGAGCACGTGCTTCACCACTTTTAGGGCTGTATCCTGCATGCAGACACTCTGTTGGCAGTTCCATAATCTTTATCCTTATGTGTACAATTTATAAAAGCAATATAAAAACAATGACTTTTAAATGTAAGAGTTTTTTTGGCCTTTTCACAAATAAAGTGCAATATTTAAAACTTTTTTAGCCTTTGCACTAAAAGAATCCTGTCAGGAGTAGGACTGTGTCAATAAATGTTAAATAATACCAGGACTTATCTGTGCAGCCATTAGAAATGATTACGGCTAAAGGATTGAAGGGTAGCAGAGCAAAAGGGTCGTCTCTGCGACCCTTTTATAGGTTTAAAACCTGTACTAGATATTATCAGGCAGAGGAAAGACACGATCGGCAGGAATTAACCCTACACCCTGCACCTGAACATCACAGAGGGTCTGCAGATGTTTTATAATATCCTGCACCAGATACTCAGGAGCAGAGGCTCCTGCTGACACACCTACCTTTTTGGCATTGTCAAACCAGCTGTTGTCAATATCAGTATAATCATCAATAAGATAGGCCACAGCTCCTACACTTTGTGCCACCTCGCGCAGGCGGTTTGAATTTGATGAGTTTTTAGAGCCGGCTACAAGCACTACATCACATATCTGTGCGAGCTGCTTTATAGCCTCCTGACGGTGCTGTGTAGCATAGCAGGTATCATCCTTGACAGGACCTTCAATCTCAGGGAATTTTGCCTTTAAAGCCTGTACAGTTTTGGCAGCCTCATCAATTGACAATGTAGTCTGTGTGGCAAATACCAGATTCTTACCATCAAGATTTAGCGCATTGACATCATCAACACTCATAACCACATGCACATTGCTCTTATCCCCATCATACTGCCCTACAGTACCTATAACCTCCTGATGGCCGGCATGACCTATGACAATAGCTTTTTTATGCTCCTGTGAGGCCTTGTTTATCTTAAAGTGCACTCTTTTAACCAGAGGACAGGTGGCATCAATCACATTGATAAAATTACGGTTTTTGGCCTTGGCCATAATCTCAAGCCCTACACCGTGAGCTGAGAAGATAAGCACGCTGCCATCTGGTACATCATCTATGCACTCAACAAAGGTGGCACCCTTTTGCTCAAGTGACTGTACCACATGCTTGTTATGCACCACCTCATGGAGTACATAAACCTTGTCGCCGTATTTTTCAAGAGCGCAGTTTACAGTGCGTATAGCTCTGTCAACACCTGCACACATGCCACGGGTATTGGCAATATATATCTCAAAAGCCATAGTATCTCTCTTAGGTTCTATCAGCGCCTGCGCTCTTTTCATCCTTATTCTCGCCCTTATCCTCCTTTTTAAAGAAGGTGGTTACAATAAGGAAAAAGGCTCCCAGACATACGGCTATATCTGCCACATTAAAGGCAGGATAAGCCCAGAAGGTCTCATCTGTATAGATATAAAACAAAAGAAAATCCACCACATAGCCTAAAAAAACTCTGTCAATAAGATTGCCAAGAGCTCCGCCTATAAACAGAGCATAGGCAAGACAGGTTAGTGTATGCGAACGTGGCGTGCGTTTTAACAGAATAATAAAGACCAGTGACAGTATGATGGCAATAGCACTGAACAGATATCTCTGCCAGCCGCCCATATCTGCCAAAAAGCTGAATGCAGCTCCATAATTATAGACATGCACTAAATTGAAAAATGGGGTAATTTCAATACCCCATGTACCATATTCAATATAGTTGACGCACAGATATTTGGTGTACTGATCCAGTATCAGGATCAGCACACTTACAAACAAAAATATGGAGCCGTTGCGTACGCCTCCTGACATTTATGCGTACTTCCTTGTCTCACCCTGAGCCTGCTTGATATTCTCAATGCATCGTGGGCACAGACCTGGATACTCAGGATCGCTGTCAACACCATCCTCATAATGCCAGCATCTTTCACACTTCTTGTGCTCGGATTTGGCCACAACAAAGGCAAAGTCACCATTTTCAGAGGCAAAGGCGCCCTCTGGAGCATCACCGACCACAACAGATGCCTGTGAGGTAATAAGTACAAAGCGCAGCTCATCTTCAAGCATAGCAAGTTTTGCAGCATGCTCTTTGCTTGTATAGATGGTGATATTGGCCTCAAGAGATGCACCTATAACATTGCGGTTACGGGCCTCTTCAATGGCTCTGTTGGCCTCATCTCTAAAGGAGAGCACATACTGCCAGTACTCATCATTAAAGGCGCTCTCATCTGATATGCGAGGCAGCCCCTCAAAGAAAGTCTGGGTAAAGACAAAGCGCTCACGCTCGCCAGGCATAGCCTCCCAGGCCTCCTGAGCAGTAAAGGACAGGATAGGAGAGATCCAGCGGACTAAAGCCTCGGCAATCAGATACAGTGCACTCTGACATGATCTGCGGGCCTTGCCGTCAGCCTTGGCTGTATACTGTCTGTCCTTGATGATATCAAGATAGAATGAGCCAAGCTCGATAGAGCAGAAGCGCATTAAGGTCTTGACTACAAGGTGGAAGTCATAGTTGTCATAATAGCCAATAATCTCATCCTGAGTCTTGGAGGCAAGAGATACTGCCCACTTGTCAAGCTCAACCATATCCTCAAAGGCTACCATGTCTTTAGCTGGATCAAAGCCTGAGAGGTTGGCAAGCAAGAAGCGTATGGTATTGCGCACACGGCGGTAGGAGTCAGATGATCTCTTGAAGATCTCATCTGATACAGCAATATCGCCTGTATAGTCATTTGATGCCACCCACAGACGCAGCACATCGGCACCTAATTTGTTGATTACGCTCTGTGGAGCAATTACGTTGCCAAGTGACTTTGACATCTTGCGGCCCTGACCGTCAACGGTAAAGCCGTGGGTCAGTACCTGACGGTACGGAGCCTTGTCCTTCATGGCTACAGAGAGCATTAATGATGACATGAACCAGCCGCGGTGCTGATCGCTGCCCTCTAGATACATATCAGCGCTGTTGCCTTTAAATTCTGGGCGCTGATCAACTACAGAAAACTGTGTTGAGCCTGAGTCAAACCATACATCAAGGGTATTTGGATCCTTGTAGTATTTGTCTGCATCAGTGTCGATAAGATCCTCAACCTTAAGATCCCACCAGGCCTGAATACCGTTTTGTTCCACGGCTTTGGCCACCTTTTCAACAATAGCAGGAGTATCTGGGTGAATCTCACCTGTCTCTTTGTTGATAAGCACGGCACATGGCATACCCCATGTTCTCTGACGGGAGATACACCAGTCTGTTCTCTGACTTACCATAGCCTCAATACGGTTCTGACCCCAGGATGGAATCCAGCGTACCTTCTTAATCTCCTCAAGGGCGCGCGCTCTTAGACCATTGCCATCCATGGTAATAAACCACTGAGGGGTGGCTCTGAATATAACAGGGGTCTTGTGACGCCAGCAGTGTGGGTAGCTGTGCTCAATCTTTCTGGCACATAAAAGTGAGCCATTGCTCTGCAGCAGCTTTATAACCTCAGGGTTGGCTTTAAATACATTTAAACCCTCAAAGTGCTCTGTGCCTTTGACAAAGCAGCCGTCAGGACCTACAGGATTATCAACGCTAATACCGTATCTGGTGCCTACATTGTAGTCATCAAGACCGTGGGCCGGAGCTGTGTGAACACAGCCTGTACCTGCCTCTAAAGTTACGTGGCTGCCAAGAATGATTGGCACGCTGATATTTAAAAATGGGTGATTGAATTTTAATAGCTCCAGAGCCTTGCCAGATGTGGTGGCTAAAATCTCATAATCTTCAATCTCACAGCGCTCCATTACTGATTTTACAAGCTCTGTGGCCAGTACCAGGCGCATGGCCCTGTCACCTTTAACCTGCACCAGTGAGTACTCAAGAGCCTCATTTAGACAGATGGCGCGGTTGGCAGGCAGTGTCCATGGGGTTGTGGTCCAGATGACACAGCATACAGAGCCTTCACCTGCACTGGTGTTAAAGGCCTTGAGCACAGCATCTTCATCTGCAGCCTTGAACATTACATCAATGGCATCAGATTTTACATCATAGTACTCAACCTCAGCCTCTGCCAGTGCTGACTGACAGTCAATACACCAGTACACAGGCTTGGAGCCGCGGATAAAGTGACCGTTGGCAATAACTCGGCCTAAGGCGCGTATAGTGTCGGCCTCGGTCTTGTAATCCATGGTCTCATATGGATGCTCCCAGTCGCCAAAGACACCAAGGCGCTTGAAGTCTTTCATCTGACCTGCAATCTGGGTCTTGGCATATTTGCGGCACTCTTTGCGGAAGGTGGCGGCATCTACCTTGTCACCAGGTTTGCCAACAAGGCCTTCTACCTTAAGCTCAATTGGCAGACCGTGGCAGTCCCAGCCTGGAATATATGGTGAGTCAAAACCCTCAAGAGTTTTGGATTTGACAATAATGTCCTTTAGAATCTTGTTGATGGCATGGCCGATGTGAATGTCGCCATTGGCATATGGAGGGCCGTCGTGCAGAATAAACTGCCTGGCATCAGAGCGTGACTCTCTTATTTTCTGATATAGATTTTCTCTCTCCCAGGCATCAAGCATACCCGGCTCTCTTTTGGCAAGATCGCCGCGCATTGGGAAACTGGTAGTAGGAAGATTTAGCGTATTCTTATAATCAGCCATGAAAATACCCGTTTTATTACCTTAAAGTTTACAATTCTCAAGCATATAAGAGACCGATCTCTGATCGGCCTTTATTTGCGCCATCAACGATGTAAGATCCGGAAATTTCTGTTCGTCTCTTACCTTCTTTATAAAAATAACTTCTATGTGTGTGCCATAAAGATCTTTGTCAAAATCAAAGATATTGACCTCAAGAATACTTTTTATTTTATGTTCATAGATAGTGGGTCTCAAACCTATATTGGCCATACCCTTGTACTGGCCGTATACAGTTTTGACCATAACGGCAAACACGCCTTTGAGCGGACATACCTGTCTGTTTAGATTGACGTTGGCAGTTGGAAATCCTATGGTTCTGCCTATGGCATTGCCATGCACCACACGCCCTGATATGGCATAGTGGCGACCGAGCATCTCTTTTGCTGTTGCAAAGTCTGACTGTGCTATAAGAGCACGTATCATAGTACTTGAAATGCGGGTATTGTCGCTGGCCACACCCAAAATGGCATCGGCCTCAATTCCAACCTCAGAACAATAGGATTTAAGCTCCTGCAGACCTGCCACACCTCCGCAGCCAAAGGTAAAGAGCGAGCCTACGGTAACACTTTTGACATTCATCTTTTTGTGCAGTATTACTTTGACAAAGCTTTTAGCATCAAGCTCTGCTACAGAGCGGTCAAACTTGATACAAAAAACAAAATCAACATTACATGAGGCAAAAGCTCTTAGCTTGTCGCGCAGCGAATAAAGGCGGGCCGGGACAGCCTTGCCAAAAAACTCAAGAGGCTGTGGCTCAAAGATCATGACAGCACTGTAAAGGTTCTGCTCCCTGGCTTTTTTGTGCATAGCCTCAATCACGGCACGATGACCCTGATGAAAACCATCAAAATTGCCTATGGCCAGAGCCACCTGTTTATCTTTTATTTTAAAGTCAGATAAATATCTGTACAAACGCATGCAACACAACCTTTTATGTAAAAGCTCTCTGTCATAAAAGTCACTTTTAAAGTTCTAATTATAACCTCTAGATGTATTAATGCCTATGTTTAATTTTCAGGCCAACCCCCATAATGCATTATTTTTGTTCAAATTTCTAAGATTTGATCTAATTTGGATCTTTATCTTTAAACGGTGCAAAAAAAATGATGCCCGATTTAATTTTATTGTGCTTTTTTTTAATATCGGCCCTTGTTACAATCAAGATGTATTTAAAGATTATATGAGGATTTATCGTGACGGTTAAAGTTGTATGGCCATCTGGCAATATGGCCCTTTTAAGTC
Encoded here:
- the ispH gene encoding 4-hydroxy-3-methylbut-2-enyl diphosphate reductase encodes the protein MAFEIYIANTRGMCAGVDRAIRTVNCALEKYGDKVYVLHEVVHNKHVVQSLEQKGATFVECIDDVPDGSVLIFSAHGVGLEIMAKAKNRNFINVIDATCPLVKRVHFKINKASQEHKKAIVIGHAGHQEVIGTVGQYDGDKSNVHVVMSVDDVNALNLDGKNLVFATQTTLSIDEAAKTVQALKAKFPEIEGPVKDDTCYATQHRQEAIKQLAQICDVVLVAGSKNSSNSNRLREVAQSVGAVAYLIDDYTDIDNSWFDNAKKVGVSAGASAPEYLVQDIIKHLQTLCDVQVQGVGLIPADRVFPLPDNI
- the ribF gene encoding bifunctional riboflavin kinase/FAD synthetase → MRLYRYLSDFKIKDKQVALAIGNFDGFHQGHRAVIEAMHKKAREQNLYSAVMIFEPQPLEFFGKAVPARLYSLRDKLRAFASCNVDFVFCIKFDRSVAELDAKSFVKVILHKKMNVKSVTVGSLFTFGCGGVAGLQELKSYCSEVGIEADAILGVASDNTRISSTMIRALIAQSDFATAKEMLGRHYAISGRVVHGNAIGRTIGFPTANVNLNRQVCPLKGVFAVMVKTVYGQYKGMANIGLRPTIYEHKIKSILEVNIFDFDKDLYGTHIEVIFIKKVRDEQKFPDLTSLMAQIKADQRSVSYMLENCKL
- the ileS gene encoding isoleucine--tRNA ligase, whose product is MADYKNTLNLPTTSFPMRGDLAKREPGMLDAWERENLYQKIRESRSDARQFILHDGPPYANGDIHIGHAINKILKDIIVKSKTLEGFDSPYIPGWDCHGLPIELKVEGLVGKPGDKVDAATFRKECRKYAKTQIAGQMKDFKRLGVFGDWEHPYETMDYKTEADTIRALGRVIANGHFIRGSKPVYWCIDCQSALAEAEVEYYDVKSDAIDVMFKAADEDAVLKAFNTSAGEGSVCCVIWTTTPWTLPANRAICLNEALEYSLVQVKGDRAMRLVLATELVKSVMERCEIEDYEILATTSGKALELLKFNHPFLNISVPIILGSHVTLEAGTGCVHTAPAHGLDDYNVGTRYGISVDNPVGPDGCFVKGTEHFEGLNVFKANPEVIKLLQSNGSLLCARKIEHSYPHCWRHKTPVIFRATPQWFITMDGNGLRARALEEIKKVRWIPSWGQNRIEAMVSQRTDWCISRQRTWGMPCAVLINKETGEIHPDTPAIVEKVAKAVEQNGIQAWWDLKVEDLIDTDADKYYKDPNTLDVWFDSGSTQFSVVDQRPEFKGNSADMYLEGSDQHRGWFMSSLMLSVAMKDKAPYRQVLTHGFTVDGQGRKMSKSLGNVIAPQSVINKLGADVLRLWVASNDYTGDIAVSDEIFKRSSDSYRRVRNTIRFLLANLSGFDPAKDMVAFEDMVELDKWAVSLASKTQDEIIGYYDNYDFHLVVKTLMRFCSIELGSFYLDIIKDRQYTAKADGKARRSCQSALYLIAEALVRWISPILSFTAQEAWEAMPGERERFVFTQTFFEGLPRISDESAFNDEYWQYVLSFRDEANRAIEEARNRNVIGASLEANITIYTSKEHAAKLAMLEDELRFVLITSQASVVVGDAPEGAFASENGDFAFVVAKSEHKKCERCWHYEDGVDSDPEYPGLCPRCIENIKQAQGETRKYA
- the lspA gene encoding signal peptidase II; this translates as MSGGVRNGSIFLFVSVLILILDQYTKYLCVNYIEYGTWGIEITPFFNLVHVYNYGAAFSFLADMGGWQRYLFSAIAIILSLVFIILLKRTPRSHTLTCLAYALFIGGALGNLIDRVFLGYVVDFLLFYIYTDETFWAYPAFNVADIAVCLGAFFLIVTTFFKKEDKGENKDEKSAGADRT
- a CDS encoding O-acetylhomoserine aminocarboxypropyltransferase/cysteine synthase family protein yields the protein MELPTECLHAGYSPKSGEARALPIYQSTTFCYDTTQEVANLFDLKTAGFFYSRLGNPTVDAIEKKIAVLEGGVGAMCTSSGQAATFAAILTLAKNGDHIISSSNIYGGTYNLFAVTFKRFGIEVSFVDQDASADEIASHIKDNTKAIFAETIANPSMAVLDIKKFADLAHAHKLPLIVDNTFATPYLCRPFEYGADIVIHSTTKYLDGHASVVGGVIVDSGRFDFAGNERFCEFNEPDESYHGLIYTRDFGNMAFIVKARVQIMRDIGCAQSAHGAFLINHGLETLPMRMQRHSANALCVAKFLQGCDEVSKVHYPGLEGDKYYYLAQKYLKKGQSGVISFELKGGREAGARFIDALKLISLQVHVADIRSCILHPASSTHRQLSDEQLQSAGISAGLVRLSVGLEDVNDIIKDLEQAFLGM